In Symmachiella dynata, the following are encoded in one genomic region:
- a CDS encoding N-acyl-D-amino-acid deacylase family protein encodes MFDSIIEGGTVIDGTKAPRIRADIGITDDRIRAIGDLSAAQATQRIDARGKIVAPGFVDVHNHSDGWLLKKPHLLPKTTQGFTTEVLMADGISYAPVTPHTARDWIFYLKALNGLGLADYSGWESLEDYLNLLDGRTVQNVATHVPYANIRANVRGWGRGAVDDFQMRQIKAAIAEGMEQGGVGLSTGLDYICQCFSTTDELADACTAMAAAGGLYVSHVRYKRGTMDGIREAVDIGRRAGVPVHISHLKGGDPQAVEEILEYLEIARKEVDLSFDVYPYSPGSTMLSYLVPYDVWEEGPIHAIGKLADPVIRERAEVGLRNYKLPLDEIHIAWTHSKENSRHQGKPLDEYVAETGKPAADALMDLLIEERLGVLLVFNEGDDRHIDPILQHDLYMMGTDGIYCEDGPVHPRMYGSAPRLLGPLVRDRKLFSLEESVYKLAGYPAQRFGLVNRGELREGNYADVVVFDAETVTDHATYKDPRQLSTGIEHVLVNGVPIIADGVAVDPTSEGLPGRYLKFHHDD; translated from the coding sequence TTGTTTGACAGCATCATCGAAGGCGGTACGGTCATCGACGGGACAAAAGCCCCGCGTATCCGCGCCGATATTGGCATCACCGACGACCGAATTCGCGCCATCGGCGACCTCAGTGCGGCACAAGCGACGCAGCGCATCGACGCCCGCGGCAAAATTGTCGCCCCCGGTTTTGTTGACGTGCATAACCATAGCGACGGCTGGCTGCTGAAAAAGCCGCACCTGCTGCCCAAGACCACGCAAGGCTTCACCACCGAAGTCCTGATGGCCGATGGCATTTCCTATGCGCCGGTCACACCACACACTGCTCGCGATTGGATCTTTTACCTCAAGGCGCTCAACGGACTGGGACTGGCCGACTACAGCGGCTGGGAAAGCTTGGAAGACTATCTGAATTTGCTCGACGGCCGCACGGTGCAGAATGTGGCCACGCACGTTCCGTATGCGAATATTCGCGCCAATGTGCGGGGCTGGGGTCGTGGAGCGGTCGACGATTTTCAAATGCGGCAGATCAAAGCCGCCATTGCCGAGGGGATGGAGCAAGGGGGTGTGGGACTGTCGACGGGGCTAGATTACATCTGCCAATGCTTTTCCACCACCGACGAATTGGCCGATGCCTGCACAGCCATGGCGGCTGCCGGCGGGCTGTACGTCTCGCACGTGCGATACAAACGCGGCACGATGGATGGGATTCGTGAAGCGGTCGACATCGGCCGTCGCGCCGGCGTCCCCGTACACATCTCGCACCTCAAGGGAGGCGACCCGCAAGCAGTCGAGGAAATATTAGAGTACCTAGAAATCGCGCGCAAAGAAGTAGATCTGTCGTTCGACGTCTACCCCTATTCGCCCGGCTCGACGATGCTGAGTTACCTCGTCCCTTACGACGTCTGGGAAGAGGGGCCGATTCATGCCATCGGCAAACTGGCCGATCCCGTAATTCGTGAACGGGCGGAGGTCGGTTTGAGAAACTACAAACTGCCGCTCGATGAAATTCATATCGCCTGGACCCACTCCAAGGAGAATTCCCGGCACCAAGGCAAACCGCTCGATGAATACGTCGCCGAAACCGGCAAACCGGCCGCAGACGCTTTGATGGATCTGCTGATCGAAGAACGCTTGGGCGTGCTGTTGGTCTTCAACGAAGGGGACGATCGGCATATCGACCCAATTCTGCAACATGACCTTTACATGATGGGCACTGACGGCATCTATTGCGAAGACGGGCCGGTGCATCCCCGCATGTACGGTTCCGCCCCACGGTTGTTAGGCCCGTTGGTCCGCGACCGGAAGTTGTTTTCGTTGGAAGAATCGGTCTACAAACTCGCCGGGTATCCTGCGCAGCGATTCGGTCTCGTCAATCGAGGCGAACTCCGCGAGGGAAACTATGCCGACGTCGTGGTGTTCGATGCGGAGACCGTCACGGATCACGCAACATATAAAGATCCCCGTCAATTATCGACCGGCATTGAACACGTGCTGGTCAATGGAGTCCCGATCATCGCCGATGGCGTGGCGGTCGATCCAACGTCTGAAGGCCTACCGGGCCGGTATCTGAAATTCCACCACGACGATTGA